One Deinococcus aerius DNA segment encodes these proteins:
- a CDS encoding helix-turn-helix transcriptional regulator, with amino-acid sequence MTDPVPDSQWTFLTNHSHVLLCLVREPGSTLRQVAERVGITERAVQRIVRELEQAGVLTRARQGRRNTYTVNPGFHLRHPLEAHRTVGHLLALLEEAEASLTARPT; translated from the coding sequence ATGACTGATCCCGTCCCTGACAGCCAATGGACCTTCCTGACCAACCACAGCCACGTGTTGCTGTGCTTGGTGCGGGAGCCGGGCAGCACCCTGCGGCAGGTCGCGGAGCGGGTCGGCATTACCGAGCGCGCCGTGCAGCGCATCGTGCGGGAGCTGGAGCAGGCGGGCGTTCTCACGCGCGCCCGTCAGGGCCGCCGCAACACGTACACGGTGAACCCCGGCTTCCACCTGCGGCACCCGCTGGAGGCCCACCGCACGGTCGGGCACCTGCTCGCCCTGCTGGAGGAGGCCGAGGCCTCGCTCACTGCGCGGCCCACCTGA
- the rpsO gene encoding 30S ribosomal protein S15 — protein MIDKKQTIQTYAKSPSDTGSTAVQVALLTERINNLSRHLTENQKDKHGQRGLQLLNGQRRRLLKYLERTNYDEYIALTDRLSIRRGQRVIR, from the coding sequence GTGATCGACAAAAAGCAGACCATTCAGACCTACGCCAAGAGCCCGAGCGACACCGGCAGCACCGCCGTGCAGGTCGCGCTCCTGACCGAGCGCATCAACAACCTGTCGCGCCACCTGACCGAGAACCAGAAGGACAAGCACGGCCAGCGCGGCCTGCAACTCCTCAACGGCCAGCGCCGCCGCCTGTTGAAGTATCTGGAGCGCACCAACTACGACGAGTACATCGCCCTGACGGACCGCCTGAGCATCCGCCGCGGCCAGCGCGTCATCCGCTGA
- a CDS encoding NADP-dependent isocitrate dehydrogenase — protein MNTTVSQPQNADAPHSTLTPIAVAPGDGIGPEIMGATLRVLEAAGARIEPHPVEVGKEVYLRGVNSGVAPEAWEAMRRTGVLLKGPITTPQGGGYKSVNVTLRKALGLYANVRPARAYAPFVATHHPGMDLVIVRENEEDLYAGIEHRQTDEVYQCLKLVTRDGCERVIRYAFEYARAHSRRKVTAMSKDNIMKLTDGLFHRVFDEVAREYADIAADHMIVDIGAARLGARPESFDVIVTLNLYGDILSDIASEVAGSVGLGGSANIGGSVALFEAVHGSAPDIAGQDKANPSGLLNAAALMLTHIGQGDVAARVLNAWLRTLEDGVHTADIAGEHTTQQVGTQAFAQAVIDRLGQMPQRLPAVSGEAASQIQVQLKPRTRAEKVLVGTDVFLDWQEAGRQPDVLGAQLQKAEGTDWKLDMISNRGVKVWPQGLPETTCSDHWRCRFLWQGARPLTHADVLSLLARVSEVGLDFVKTEHLYTFDGQLGYTAGQGQ, from the coding sequence ATGAACACGACTGTCTCCCAACCCCAGAACGCCGACGCGCCCCACTCCACCCTCACGCCCATCGCCGTCGCGCCCGGTGACGGCATCGGCCCCGAGATCATGGGGGCCACGCTGCGGGTGCTGGAGGCGGCGGGAGCCCGCATTGAGCCCCATCCGGTCGAGGTGGGCAAGGAGGTCTACCTGCGCGGCGTGAACTCCGGGGTCGCGCCCGAGGCCTGGGAGGCCATGCGGCGCACCGGGGTGCTCCTCAAGGGGCCGATCACCACCCCGCAGGGCGGCGGGTACAAGAGCGTGAACGTGACGCTGAGGAAAGCATTGGGCCTGTACGCCAACGTCCGCCCCGCCCGCGCCTACGCGCCCTTCGTCGCCACCCACCATCCCGGCATGGACCTCGTGATCGTGCGCGAGAACGAGGAGGACCTGTACGCGGGGATCGAGCACCGCCAGACCGACGAGGTGTACCAGTGCCTGAAGCTGGTCACGCGCGACGGCTGCGAGCGGGTGATCCGCTACGCCTTCGAGTATGCCCGCGCCCACAGCCGCCGCAAGGTCACGGCGATGAGCAAGGACAACATCATGAAGCTCACCGACGGCCTCTTCCACCGGGTCTTCGACGAGGTGGCGCGGGAGTACGCGGACATCGCGGCCGACCACATGATCGTGGACATCGGCGCGGCGCGGCTGGGCGCGCGGCCCGAGAGCTTCGACGTGATCGTGACGCTCAACCTCTACGGGGACATCCTCTCCGACATCGCCTCGGAGGTGGCGGGGTCGGTGGGCCTGGGGGGCAGCGCGAACATCGGGGGGAGTGTGGCGCTCTTCGAGGCGGTCCACGGCAGCGCCCCCGACATCGCCGGGCAGGACAAGGCCAACCCCAGCGGCCTGCTGAACGCGGCGGCCCTGATGCTCACGCATATCGGGCAGGGCGACGTGGCCGCGCGGGTGCTGAACGCCTGGCTGCGGACGCTGGAGGACGGGGTGCATACGGCGGACATCGCGGGGGAACACACGACCCAGCAGGTGGGCACCCAGGCGTTTGCCCAGGCCGTCATCGACCGCCTGGGCCAGATGCCGCAGCGTCTGCCCGCCGTGAGTGGGGAGGCAGCTTCCCAGATTCAGGTGCAGCTCAAGCCCAGGACCCGCGCCGAGAAGGTGCTGGTGGGCACCGACGTTTTCCTGGATTGGCAGGAGGCTGGCCGCCAGCCGGACGTGCTGGGCGCCCAGCTCCAGAAGGCCGAGGGCACCGACTGGAAGCTCGACATGATCTCCAACCGCGGGGTGAAGGTCTGGCCGCAGGGCCTGCCCGAGACGACCTGCTCGGACCACTGGCGCTGCCGCTTCCTGTGGCAGGGGGCGCGGCCCCTCACCCACGCCGACGTGCTCTCGCTGCTGGCCCGCGTCTCGGAGGTGGGGCTCGACTTCGTGAAGACCGAACACCTCTACACCTTTGACGGCCAGCTCGGTTACACGGCGGGGCAGGGGCAGTAG
- a CDS encoding S1C family serine protease — MNAAWRAATRGLTLSLALLLGATVSAQTAAPTTPAQRQANTPAPLSASEKASLRALYQKLRPATLRIEDCPVNDCTEPDGVGTAFLIGDGYALTAYHVVFAAKRLSAVTLDKKRYTVQVIGYDDQADLALLKVNVPAGTPSMPLASARPAVGDPALAIGNGGGAFLTPKTGRLTGLDSDAGRADFPPGTLELNAQLIPGDSGGPIINARGEVMGVVSYISVGGSRRGIGAPSAGGGNITAYAVPVTRTSQTLADLRQGVKRDAPVIGIGLDTRLDFAFALPAENFKEFSDAFDLDLGDTPGAFFTSVSSNSPAARAGLRPLAFDQNGKRTSGDIVTAVNGRPIANFSDFQYAVRRYQPGQTVTLTVLRDGKKIEVKLTLAPRAQIRN, encoded by the coding sequence ATGAACGCAGCCTGGAGGGCCGCCACGCGCGGTCTGACCCTGTCGCTGGCGCTGCTGCTCGGCGCCACCGTGTCCGCCCAGACCGCCGCCCCCACGACCCCTGCCCAGCGGCAGGCGAACACCCCCGCCCCCCTCAGTGCCAGCGAGAAGGCGAGCCTGCGCGCCCTGTACCAGAAGCTGCGCCCCGCGACCCTGCGGATCGAGGACTGCCCCGTGAACGACTGCACCGAGCCGGACGGGGTGGGCACCGCCTTCTTGATCGGTGACGGGTATGCGCTCACCGCCTACCACGTAGTCTTCGCGGCCAAGCGCCTGAGCGCCGTGACGCTCGACAAGAAGCGCTACACCGTGCAGGTGATCGGCTACGACGATCAGGCTGACCTCGCCCTGCTGAAGGTGAACGTGCCCGCAGGTACGCCCTCTATGCCGCTCGCCAGCGCCCGACCCGCCGTGGGTGACCCGGCGCTCGCCATCGGCAACGGCGGCGGAGCCTTCCTGACCCCGAAGACCGGGCGGCTGACCGGGCTGGACAGCGACGCCGGACGCGCGGACTTCCCGCCCGGCACCCTGGAACTCAACGCGCAGCTCATCCCGGGGGATAGCGGCGGGCCGATCATCAACGCCCGCGGCGAGGTCATGGGCGTGGTGAGCTACATCAGCGTGGGCGGGTCCAGACGGGGGATCGGCGCGCCCAGCGCCGGGGGGGGGAACATCACCGCCTATGCCGTTCCCGTTACGCGCACGAGCCAGACCCTCGCCGACCTGCGCCAGGGCGTGAAGCGGGACGCCCCCGTGATCGGCATCGGCCTCGACACCCGCCTCGACTTCGCCTTCGCGCTGCCCGCCGAGAACTTCAAGGAGTTCAGCGACGCCTTCGACCTCGACCTGGGGGACACGCCGGGCGCCTTCTTTACCTCCGTCTCCAGCAACAGCCCCGCCGCCCGCGCGGGATTGCGGCCCCTCGCCTTCGACCAGAACGGCAAGCGCACCTCGGGGGACATCGTGACTGCCGTGAACGGCCGCCCCATCGCCAACTTCTCCGACTTCCAGTACGCCGTCCGCCGCTACCAGCCGGGCCAGACCGTCACCCTCACGGTGCTGCGGGACGGCAAGAAGATCGAGGTCAAGCTGACGCTGGCACCCCGAGCCCAGATTCGAAACTGA
- a CDS encoding carbonic anhydrase: MNDPASDLPPAPLAPDLERRILNAIRRGASMQDIAELRPGRMASPEDAIQALQEGNARFFSGQATRPEADANQRRAQIMEQSPFAAVLACSDSRVPVEIVFDQGLGDLFVVRVAGNVVAETGLGTLEYATEHLDVRLVVVMGHEGCGAVAAALLPEEQVAREPENLRRLIERIQPCVRDMPPIRDKKARMREAVLNNVRCQVASLREQPVIQAAEARGQIRVIGAFYEIGSGAVDFLIEEEDLRP; encoded by the coding sequence GTGAACGACCCGGCGTCCGACCTGCCGCCCGCCCCCCTGGCCCCCGACCTCGAACGGCGGATTCTGAACGCCATTCGCCGGGGCGCCAGCATGCAGGACATCGCGGAGTTGCGCCCTGGCCGCATGGCCTCGCCGGAGGACGCGATCCAGGCCCTGCAAGAGGGGAACGCCCGCTTCTTCTCCGGCCAGGCGACCCGGCCCGAGGCCGACGCCAACCAGCGCCGCGCGCAGATCATGGAGCAGTCGCCCTTTGCGGCGGTCCTGGCGTGCAGTGACAGCCGGGTGCCCGTGGAGATCGTGTTCGACCAGGGCCTCGGCGACCTGTTCGTGGTGCGGGTGGCGGGGAACGTGGTGGCCGAAACGGGTCTGGGCACCCTGGAGTACGCGACCGAACACCTCGACGTGCGCCTGGTCGTGGTGATGGGCCACGAGGGCTGCGGGGCCGTCGCCGCCGCGCTGCTTCCCGAGGAGCAGGTCGCCCGCGAGCCCGAGAACCTGCGCCGCCTGATCGAGCGGATCCAGCCCTGCGTGCGGGACATGCCCCCCATCCGCGACAAAAAGGCCCGGATGCGCGAGGCCGTGCTGAACAACGTCCGCTGCCAGGTCGCCAGCCTGCGCGAGCAACCCGTCATCCAGGCGGCCGAGGCGCGCGGGCAGATCCGGGTGATCGGCGCCTTCTACGAGATCGGCTCGGGGGCGGTGGACTTCCTGATCGAGGAGGAGGACCTGCGGCCCTGA
- a CDS encoding amidohydrolase, giving the protein MTSADADLKVLHARALTLDPARPQAEAVLAGGGRVLAVGGREEVAALAPRARILDHRDLILTPGLAEAHIHLVSYGFSLSELNLHGARSVSEVQARVAQRAMNTPAGTWIRGGGFLLSELGLNEYPTAAVLDEVSPHHPVLLYSRDLHLSWANSLALRLAGVTNATPDPEGGRIVRPLGTLLEGASELVARVRPVPSEAEYLAAAKAGADDLAARGYVSAHTMAFEPPEAPRALQTLAARGELPLRVWATLPHARLSLARDLGVGLNPGGLFQWGGVKFFADGALGSRTAWLHPPGFADGSGTGIALDSPDLIRELGAEALRLGLTPVTHAIGDRANTEVLGAYDALRPLAAEKGVRLRIEHAQHLRPEDIPRFRGFTASVQPIHLQADGAMIRHLLPHLTETSYAFRSLRDAGALLAFGSDAPVAPPEYRANFAAAITRRDDEGEPIAPGEALTQEDVLWAHTRGPALAAGWEDEGIIRPGARAAFTLWDRLGGNARALVL; this is encoded by the coding sequence GTGACCAGCGCCGACGCCGATCTGAAGGTCCTCCACGCCCGGGCCTTGACCCTCGACCCCGCGCGCCCGCAAGCGGAGGCGGTGCTCGCCGGGGGCGGGCGGGTCCTGGCCGTGGGGGGCCGCGAGGAGGTCGCCGCCCTCGCCCCGCGGGCGCGGATACTCGATCACCGCGACCTGATCCTCACGCCCGGGCTGGCCGAGGCACATATTCACCTCGTCTCCTACGGCTTCTCGCTCTCGGAACTGAACCTGCATGGCGCCCGCAGTGTGTCCGAGGTGCAGGCCCGGGTGGCGCAGCGGGCCATGAACACCCCGGCGGGCACCTGGATTCGCGGCGGTGGCTTTCTGCTCAGCGAGCTGGGCCTGAACGAGTACCCCACCGCCGCCGTCCTCGACGAGGTCAGCCCGCACCATCCTGTCCTGCTGTACTCGCGCGACCTGCACCTGAGCTGGGCGAACTCGCTCGCGCTGCGCCTGGCCGGGGTGACCAATGCCACTCCCGACCCCGAGGGCGGCAGGATCGTCCGCCCCCTGGGCACCCTGCTCGAGGGCGCCAGCGAACTCGTCGCCCGCGTCCGGCCCGTCCCCAGCGAGGCGGAGTACCTGGCGGCGGCGAAGGCGGGCGCGGACGACCTCGCCGCTCGCGGCTACGTCAGCGCCCACACGATGGCCTTCGAGCCGCCCGAGGCGCCGCGCGCCCTGCAAACGCTCGCGGCTCGGGGGGAACTGCCGCTGCGGGTCTGGGCGACCCTTCCCCACGCCCGGCTCTCCCTTGCCCGGGACCTCGGGGTGGGGCTCAATCCCGGCGGCCTCTTCCAGTGGGGCGGGGTCAAGTTCTTCGCCGACGGGGCGCTGGGAAGCCGCACCGCCTGGCTGCACCCACCCGGTTTTGCCGACGGCAGCGGTACCGGCATCGCCCTCGATTCCCCAGACCTCATCCGTGAGCTGGGGGCCGAGGCGCTGCGCCTGGGCCTGACGCCCGTGACCCACGCCATCGGCGACCGGGCGAACACCGAGGTGCTGGGCGCCTACGACGCCCTGCGTCCCCTCGCCGCCGAGAAGGGCGTGCGGCTGCGGATCGAGCACGCCCAGCACCTGCGCCCGGAGGACATTCCCCGCTTCCGGGGCTTCACGGCCAGCGTCCAGCCCATCCACCTCCAGGCCGACGGGGCGATGATCCGCCACCTCCTGCCGCACCTCACGGAGACGAGCTACGCCTTCCGCTCGTTGCGGGATGCCGGAGCCCTCCTCGCCTTCGGGTCCGATGCCCCGGTGGCGCCGCCCGAGTACCGCGCCAACTTCGCCGCCGCCATCACCCGGCGGGATGACGAGGGAGAGCCCATCGCGCCCGGAGAGGCCCTGACCCAGGAGGACGTGCTGTGGGCGCATACCCGCGGCCCCGCCCTCGCCGCCGGGTGGGAGGACGAGGGAATCATCCGCCCCGGGGCGCGGGCCGCCTTTACGCTGTGGGACCGTCTTGGCGGGAATGCGCGGGCACTGGTGCTGTAG
- a CDS encoding GNAT family N-acetyltransferase: MPSPLPVLTGEQVILARLRREDVPELAHYFHNLELTTYLGGSGVSYSLEDEQAYFESVSRNNPSQVTFGIYERTSGRLIGGVDLRDINHRHGTAELGISVHDPDAWGGGFGSEATRLMVAYGVFHLGLHNILLKVFSFNTRAIRAYEKVGFVVCGRRTGTVRLGGERYDTIFMEITAERVDTSALRAQIRLLE; encoded by the coding sequence ATGCCGTCCCCCCTTCCTGTCCTGACGGGCGAGCAGGTGATCCTGGCCCGGTTGCGCCGCGAGGACGTGCCCGAACTCGCCCACTACTTCCACAATCTGGAACTCACCACCTACCTGGGCGGCTCCGGGGTGTCGTACAGCCTGGAGGACGAGCAGGCCTACTTCGAATCGGTCAGCCGCAACAACCCGTCGCAGGTGACCTTCGGCATCTACGAGCGCACCTCCGGGCGGCTGATCGGCGGGGTGGACCTGCGCGACATCAACCACCGCCACGGCACCGCCGAACTCGGCATCAGCGTCCACGACCCCGACGCCTGGGGCGGCGGCTTCGGCTCCGAGGCGACCCGGCTGATGGTGGCGTACGGCGTGTTCCACCTGGGGCTGCACAACATCCTGCTCAAGGTCTTTTCCTTCAACACCCGAGCCATCCGCGCCTACGAGAAGGTGGGGTTCGTGGTCTGCGGGCGGCGGACAGGGACAGTGCGACTGGGCGGGGAGCGGTACGACACCATCTTCATGGAGATCACGGCGGAGCGGGTGGACACCTCCGCCCTGCGCGCCCAGATCAGGCTGCTGGAGTAA
- a CDS encoding gamma-glutamylcyclotransferase family protein translates to MTAPLTRVFVYGTLMPGERNADVAARGGRFEATPARLPGFRLLHLLPEAYPAVVPGEPHEEVRGYVLTYPQDGWDRALHFLDTLEGVHETPPLYTREQVSVTSEDGESVSAWVYVYALAARLHQPGVLPVPGGDWRHLPDRARPCPGDR, encoded by the coding sequence ATGACCGCCCCCCTCACCCGCGTCTTTGTGTACGGCACCCTGATGCCCGGCGAGCGCAACGCCGATGTGGCGGCACGGGGAGGCCGGTTCGAGGCCACCCCCGCCCGCCTCCCCGGCTTCCGGCTGCTGCACCTCCTGCCGGAGGCGTACCCAGCGGTCGTGCCCGGCGAACCCCATGAGGAGGTGCGTGGCTATGTCCTGACCTACCCCCAGGACGGCTGGGACCGTGCCCTGCACTTCCTGGACACGCTGGAGGGTGTTCATGAGACCCCGCCGCTGTACACCCGCGAGCAGGTATCGGTCACGTCAGAAGACGGGGAAAGCGTCTCAGCCTGGGTCTACGTGTATGCCCTCGCCGCACGCCTCCACCAGCCCGGCGTGCTTCCCGTTCCCGGGGGCGACTGGCGCCATCTGCCCGACCGGGCACGGCCCTGTCCTGGCGACCGCTAG
- a CDS encoding response regulator has translation MPRIMVVDDDSAILKLISVILTRAGHEVRTTHQPLEALDLLQVFTPDLLISDVVMPYMTGLEFLERVRTHEKLNNLPFVLLSSHAERDDVRRGMNLGADDYLPKPFTPQDLLTAVDARLRRAGLTRQGESAMSARGLGTAQVVWQGAPVSWVSRKALELFFYLLEHKEVTSWEAAEALWPEKDEARASSLFHTTLHRLRRSLSNEAVVSTNRRYALAADLRADYDVHRFELLAAQAEQGALGLEELRELTSMYGHFLPGADSPWVDDVRARLEQKQFSVLGLAAGAASAAGRAKDAALFHQRALAIDPMSESDWQGLTRTLDALGDPRARLAAQREAWWAMDLN, from the coding sequence ATGCCCCGGATCATGGTCGTGGATGACGACTCCGCCATCCTCAAACTCATCAGCGTGATCCTGACTCGTGCAGGACACGAAGTCCGCACGACTCACCAACCATTAGAAGCTCTTGATCTCCTCCAGGTCTTCACCCCCGACCTCCTCATCAGCGACGTAGTTATGCCCTACATGACCGGGCTGGAGTTTCTGGAGCGGGTGCGGACTCATGAAAAACTCAACAACCTTCCCTTCGTGCTGCTCTCCAGCCACGCCGAGCGCGACGATGTGCGCCGGGGCATGAACCTGGGGGCGGACGACTACCTGCCCAAGCCCTTCACCCCGCAGGATTTGCTCACCGCCGTGGACGCCCGCTTGCGCCGCGCGGGCCTGACGCGCCAGGGCGAGAGCGCCATGTCCGCGCGTGGCCTGGGGACCGCGCAGGTCGTGTGGCAGGGCGCGCCCGTCTCGTGGGTCTCGCGCAAGGCGCTGGAGCTGTTCTTCTACCTGCTGGAACACAAGGAGGTCACCTCCTGGGAGGCCGCCGAGGCCCTGTGGCCCGAGAAGGACGAGGCGCGGGCAAGCAGCCTCTTTCACACCACCCTCCACCGCCTGCGCCGCAGCCTGAGCAACGAGGCCGTCGTGAGCACCAACCGCCGCTACGCCCTGGCCGCCGACCTGCGCGCCGACTACGACGTTCACCGCTTCGAGCTGCTCGCCGCCCAGGCCGAGCAGGGCGCCCTGGGGCTGGAGGAGCTGCGCGAGCTGACCAGCATGTACGGCCACTTCCTGCCCGGCGCCGACAGCCCCTGGGTGGACGACGTGCGCGCCCGGCTGGAGCAGAAGCAGTTCAGCGTGCTGGGGCTGGCCGCCGGGGCCGCCAGCGCCGCGGGCCGTGCCAAGGACGCCGCCCTCTTCCACCAGCGCGCCCTCGCCATCGACCCCATGAGCGAGTCCGACTGGCAGGGCCTGACCCGCACCCTGGATGCCCTGGGTGACCCCCGCGCCCGCCTCGCCGCCCAGCGGGAAGCCTGGTGGGCGATGGACCTGAATTGA
- a CDS encoding aminoglycoside phosphotransferase family protein, with amino-acid sequence MTLEGAGPVTAQPAVRAYAESLGAPGRLWLDSLPDAAKHQCREWGLRRGEVLPGGSRSYVCRVATADGGRAVLKLALPEPVLQTQMATLVAARGQGYVQVFAHDVGRGALLMESLGPPMEETVDDVPAVLNVLAGTLVQAWEGTAELGQSLPEPPEHKAAGLLALVRDLAGTAQDPELWAVVDQALRYARERLAARDPARQVLVHGDPHVGNLLPVEASRPGAETGYVFVDPEGFRCEPEYDLGVALRGWNARLLASSGPQSELRAWCEQMARAAGAGAEAVWQWAYLERVSTGLYLGHHGLPQLGAPFLEVARRLLLP; translated from the coding sequence GTGACCCTGGAAGGAGCCGGCCCCGTCACGGCACAGCCCGCCGTGCGGGCCTACGCGGAGAGCCTCGGCGCTCCCGGTCGGCTGTGGCTCGATTCGCTGCCGGACGCCGCCAAACACCAATGCCGCGAGTGGGGCCTGCGAAGGGGCGAGGTGCTGCCCGGCGGCAGCCGTTCCTATGTGTGCCGGGTGGCGACCGCGGATGGTGGGCGGGCCGTCCTCAAGCTGGCCCTGCCGGAGCCCGTTCTGCAAACGCAGATGGCGACCCTCGTTGCCGCGCGGGGACAGGGCTATGTCCAGGTGTTCGCGCATGACGTGGGCAGGGGAGCCCTCCTCATGGAGTCCCTCGGGCCGCCGATGGAAGAGACGGTGGACGACGTGCCCGCCGTGTTAAACGTCCTCGCCGGGACGTTGGTGCAGGCCTGGGAGGGAACGGCGGAACTCGGCCAGTCCCTGCCGGAACCGCCGGAGCACAAGGCCGCCGGACTCCTCGCCCTGGTGCGCGACCTGGCCGGAACGGCGCAGGACCCGGAGCTTTGGGCCGTGGTGGATCAGGCGCTGCGGTACGCCCGGGAGAGGCTGGCCGCCCGTGACCCTGCCCGGCAGGTCCTGGTCCACGGTGACCCCCACGTGGGCAATCTGCTGCCCGTCGAGGCCAGCCGCCCGGGCGCGGAGACCGGTTACGTGTTCGTGGACCCGGAGGGCTTCCGGTGCGAGCCGGAGTACGACCTCGGGGTGGCCTTGCGAGGCTGGAATGCTCGGCTTCTGGCTTCGTCAGGGCCGCAGTCGGAGTTGCGGGCCTGGTGCGAGCAGATGGCGCGGGCGGCGGGAGCGGGGGCCGAGGCCGTCTGGCAATGGGCCTACCTGGAGCGGGTCTCCACCGGGCTTTACCTGGGCCACCACGGCCTGCCGCAACTCGGTGCCCCTTTCCTGGAGGTGGCACGTAGGCTCCTGCTGCCCTGA
- a CDS encoding arsinothricin resistance N-acetyltransferase ArsN1 family A — protein MICTRAATLDDASSISRIYNQGIRDRVATFETRERSEAEVRERLNGPHPAVVVVDEAGEVVAFAWSGPYSDRPAYATIGDHGVYVAREVRGQGYGEAALRALMNAAREAGLHKLTSRIFTDNAASRRLHLRCGFREVGVHLRHARLDGEWRDVVIVEALLDE, from the coding sequence ATGATCTGCACCCGAGCCGCGACGCTGGACGACGCGTCCTCCATCAGCCGCATCTACAACCAGGGCATCCGGGACCGGGTGGCGACCTTCGAGACGCGGGAACGCAGTGAGGCGGAGGTGCGGGAGCGGCTGAACGGCCCGCATCCCGCTGTGGTCGTGGTGGACGAGGCCGGGGAGGTCGTGGCCTTCGCCTGGAGCGGCCCCTACAGCGACCGCCCGGCTTACGCGACCATTGGGGACCACGGCGTCTACGTCGCGCGGGAGGTCCGGGGGCAGGGGTACGGCGAGGCCGCCCTGCGCGCGTTGATGAACGCGGCACGCGAGGCCGGGCTCCACAAGCTCACCAGCCGCATCTTCACCGACAACGCGGCGAGCCGCCGACTGCACCTGCGCTGCGGCTTCCGCGAGGTCGGCGTCCACCTTCGTCACGCCCGGCTGGACGGCGAGTGGCGCGACGTGGTGATTGTGGAGGCGCTGCTGGACGAATGA
- a CDS encoding YebC/PmpR family DNA-binding transcriptional regulator, which yields MAGHSKWAQIKRKKGANDKKRSAMYSKHIRAIQAAVRSGGSGDPAGNLSLKNAIAAAKADTVPADNIENAIKRAVGAAEGAAEYKEVTYEGYGPGGTAIFIETLTDNVNRTVADIRAVFNKRGGSLGTNGSVAWQFEKKGVILLPDTSEAAQEAAIENGAEDIQESEDGLEISTAPNDLYTVQDALAAAGFKPESGQITMIPTNTVAVSGDDVRKLMTLIDALEDLDDVQNVYSNAELPEGVEA from the coding sequence ATGGCCGGTCACAGCAAGTGGGCACAGATCAAGCGCAAGAAGGGCGCGAACGACAAGAAACGCAGCGCGATGTACTCCAAGCACATCCGCGCCATTCAGGCGGCGGTGCGCTCCGGGGGCAGCGGCGACCCGGCGGGGAACCTCAGCCTGAAAAACGCCATCGCGGCGGCCAAGGCCGACACGGTGCCCGCCGACAACATCGAGAACGCGATCAAGCGCGCGGTGGGCGCGGCGGAGGGGGCCGCCGAGTACAAGGAGGTCACCTACGAGGGCTACGGCCCCGGCGGCACGGCGATCTTTATCGAGACGCTGACCGACAACGTGAACCGCACGGTCGCCGACATCCGCGCGGTGTTCAACAAGCGCGGCGGCTCGCTGGGCACGAACGGCTCGGTCGCCTGGCAGTTCGAGAAGAAGGGCGTGATCCTGCTCCCCGACACCTCGGAGGCCGCGCAGGAGGCCGCCATCGAGAACGGCGCCGAGGATATCCAGGAGTCGGAGGACGGCCTGGAGATCAGCACCGCCCCGAACGACCTCTACACCGTGCAGGACGCGCTGGCGGCGGCGGGGTTCAAGCCCGAGAGCGGCCAGATCACGATGATCCCCACGAACACCGTGGCCGTCAGCGGCGACGACGTGCGCAAGCTGATGACGCTGATCGACGCGCTGGAAGACCTGGACGACGTGCAGAACGTGTACTCCAACGCCGAATTGCCGGAGGGCGTGGAGGCGTAA
- a CDS encoding helix-turn-helix domain-containing protein, protein MTSPSPLSDLHTWLRERRDALGLRQDEVARRTAAHGGEAGTVTQPYLSRLERGVRPLSALTPARQDALRRALEISAGEWVARTGLPLLSREGSDDALTALELFRVPVRALATAGLPLTEDSSSVIDIELVPAREHRPGMLVLEVQGDSMTEPGGGGIRPGDRVYVDPGDLDLREGRVYVLHVPGLGLTVKRLRRYGDHVWLTSDNPDHPPVRPEEATIVGRVYYHQPRGTRL, encoded by the coding sequence ATGACTTCCCCTTCTCCCCTTTCCGACCTGCATACCTGGTTGCGCGAACGGCGCGACGCGCTGGGGCTGCGGCAGGACGAGGTCGCCCGGCGCACGGCGGCGCACGGCGGCGAGGCGGGCACGGTCACGCAGCCCTACCTCAGCCGTCTGGAACGGGGGGTGCGGCCCCTGAGTGCCCTCACGCCCGCCCGGCAGGACGCGCTGCGGCGGGCGCTGGAGATCAGCGCGGGCGAATGGGTGGCGCGGACCGGGCTGCCCCTGCTCTCGCGGGAGGGCAGCGACGACGCGCTCACCGCCCTCGAACTGTTCCGCGTGCCCGTGCGTGCCCTCGCCACGGCGGGCCTGCCCCTGACGGAAGATTCCAGCAGCGTCATCGACATCGAACTCGTCCCGGCGCGCGAACACCGCCCCGGGATGCTGGTGCTGGAGGTGCAGGGCGACTCCATGACCGAGCCGGGGGGCGGCGGTATTCGTCCGGGCGACCGCGTGTACGTGGACCCCGGCGACCTCGACCTGCGCGAGGGCCGGGTCTACGTGCTGCACGTGCCCGGCCTGGGCCTGACCGTCAAGCGGCTGCGGCGCTACGGCGACCACGTCTGGCTGACCAGCGACAACCCCGACCATCCCCCGGTGCGCCCGGAGGAGGCGACCATCGTGGGCCGGGTGTACTACCACCAGCCCCGGGGAACGCGGCTGTAG